The Onychomys torridus unplaced genomic scaffold, mOncTor1.1, whole genome shotgun sequence genome window below encodes:
- the LOC118575615 gene encoding ATP-binding cassette sub-family G member 3-like: MYFTIMMLAYSASSVALFIGAGEKTAAISTVLVVIYFMLMLFISGLSLFYTNFLQNISWMQYVSIPHYGFTALQHSEFLGQSFCTEHNTAEVSRCHSYVICTGEEFLIIQGIDLSSWGFWKNHAALSCIMIIFLSLTYVQLLSLKKKRHFEISLPLSLN; encoded by the exons ATGTATTTTACCATCATGATGTTGGCTTATTCTGCCAGTTCCGTGGCACTGTTTATAGGGGCAGGGGAGAAAACAGCAGCTATATCCACAGTACTTGTGGTCATCTACTTTATGCTCATGCTG TTTATCTCAGGTCTATCACTATTTTACACGAACTTCTTGCAGAACATCTCATGGATGCAGTACGTCAGCATTCCTCATTATGGATTTACA GCTTTGCAGCACAGTGAGTTCCTGGGACAAAGCTTCTGTACAGAACATAACACAGCAGAAGTCAGTAGATGTCATAGCTATGTAAT ATGTACTGGTGAAGAATTCTTGATAATCCAGGGCATTGATCTCTCATCATGGGGATTCTGGAAGAATCACGCGGCCTTATCTTGTATAATGATTATCTTCTTATCACTTACCTATGTGCAATTATTATCTCTTAAGAAAAAGAGACATTTTGAAATCTCTCTTCCACTTTCTTTGAACTAA
- the LOC118575616 gene encoding pirin-like isoform X2 — MASSKKVTLSVLSQEQSEAVGARVRRSSGRPELKNLDPFLLFDEFKGGRPGGFPDHPHRGFETWMTAGQGILHAEMPCSEEPAHGLQLWVNLRRSEKMVEPQYQELKSEEIPKPTKDGVTVAVISGETLGIKSKVYTRIPTLYLDFKLDQGAKHSQPIPNGWTSFIYTVSGDVYIGPDGAQQKIEPHHTAVLGEGDSVQVENKDPPKSHFVLISGEPLREPVVQHGPFVMNTNEEISEAILDFRNAKNGFEGAKIWRSKIGNL, encoded by the exons ATGGCATCCTCTAAGAAGGTTACTCTCTCAGTGCTGAGTCAGGAGCAGTCAGAGGCGGTTGGAGCTCGGGTCCGCAGAAGCAGTGGCAGACCTGAGTTGAAAAATCTGGATCCATTTTTACTGTTTGatgagtttaaaggaggaaggCCGGGAGGGTTTCCTGATCACCCACACCGAGGTTTTGAAACA TGGATGACTGCAGGCCAGGGCATTCTGCATGCTGAGATGCCCTGCTCAGAGGAGCCAGCCCATGGCTTACAGCTGTGGGTGAATCTGAGACGCTCAGAAAAGATGGTGGAGCCTCAGTACCAGGAACTGAAAAGTGAAGAGATCCCGAAACCCACCAAGGATGGCGTGACAGTCGCTGTCATTTCAGGAGAAACCTTGGGGATTAAGTCTAAGGTTTACACACGTATACCAACCTTGTATCTGGACTTCAAGTTGGACCAAGGAGCAAAGCATTCCCAGCCTATTCCTAATGGGTGGACAAGCTTCATTTACACTGTCTCTGGAGATGTATATATTGGACCTGATGGTGCTCAGCAAAAGATAGAACCCCATCACACAGCAGTGCTTGGAGAAGGTGACAGTGTCCAGGTAGAAAATAAGGACCCCCCAAAAAGCCATTTTGTCTTAATTTCTGGGGAACCATTAAGAGAACCAGTTGTCCAACATGGTCCATTTGTGATGAACACCAATGAAGAAATTTCTGAGGCCATTCTTGATTTCAGAAATGCAAAAAATGGTTTTGAGGGGGCCAAAATCTGGAGGTCAAAGATTGGAAACCTGTAA
- the LOC118575616 gene encoding pirin-like isoform X1 has product MASSKKVTLSVLSQEQSEAVGARVRRSSGRPELKNLDPFLLFDEFKGGRPGGFPDHPHRGFETVSYLLEGGSMAHEDFYGHVGKMNPGDQQWMTAGQGILHAEMPCSEEPAHGLQLWVNLRRSEKMVEPQYQELKSEEIPKPTKDGVTVAVISGETLGIKSKVYTRIPTLYLDFKLDQGAKHSQPIPNGWTSFIYTVSGDVYIGPDGAQQKIEPHHTAVLGEGDSVQVENKDPPKSHFVLISGEPLREPVVQHGPFVMNTNEEISEAILDFRNAKNGFEGAKIWRSKIGNL; this is encoded by the coding sequence ATGGCATCCTCTAAGAAGGTTACTCTCTCAGTGCTGAGTCAGGAGCAGTCAGAGGCGGTTGGAGCTCGGGTCCGCAGAAGCAGTGGCAGACCTGAGTTGAAAAATCTGGATCCATTTTTACTGTTTGatgagtttaaaggaggaaggCCGGGAGGGTTTCCTGATCACCCACACCGAGGTTTTGAAACAGTATCTTACCTTCTGGAAGGGGGCAGCATGGCCCATGAAGACTTCTACGGGCATGTTGGTAAAATGAACCCAGGAGACCAACAGTGGATGACTGCAGGCCAGGGCATTCTGCATGCTGAGATGCCCTGCTCAGAGGAGCCAGCCCATGGCTTACAGCTGTGGGTGAATCTGAGACGCTCAGAAAAGATGGTGGAGCCTCAGTACCAGGAACTGAAAAGTGAAGAGATCCCGAAACCCACCAAGGATGGCGTGACAGTCGCTGTCATTTCAGGAGAAACCTTGGGGATTAAGTCTAAGGTTTACACACGTATACCAACCTTGTATCTGGACTTCAAGTTGGACCAAGGAGCAAAGCATTCCCAGCCTATTCCTAATGGGTGGACAAGCTTCATTTACACTGTCTCTGGAGATGTATATATTGGACCTGATGGTGCTCAGCAAAAGATAGAACCCCATCACACAGCAGTGCTTGGAGAAGGTGACAGTGTCCAGGTAGAAAATAAGGACCCCCCAAAAAGCCATTTTGTCTTAATTTCTGGGGAACCATTAAGAGAACCAGTTGTCCAACATGGTCCATTTGTGATGAACACCAATGAAGAAATTTCTGAGGCCATTCTTGATTTCAGAAATGCAAAAAATGGTTTTGAGGGGGCCAAAATCTGGAGGTCAAAGATTGGAAACCTGTAA